The Moorena producens PAL-8-15-08-1 genomic interval CACCCAGATGTGGCCACCAGCCTCAACAACCTGGCGGAACTGTACCATAGCCAGGGGCGTTACCAAGAAGCTGAACCCCTCTACCTACAAGCCTTAGAGCTTTTCAAACGGCGGCTAGGAGCCGACCACCCACATGTGGCAGACAGCCTCAACAGCCTGGCGGGACTGTATGATAGCCAGGGGCGGTACAAAGAAGCCGAAACCCTCTACCGGCAAGCCTTAGAGCTTTTCAAACGGCGACTAGGAGCCGACCACCCAGATGTGGCATTAAGCCTCAACAATCTGGCAGCACTATACGACAGCCAGGGGCGGTACAAAGAAGCCGAACCCCTCTACCAGCAAGCCTTAGAGCTGATCAAACGGCGGCTAGGAGCCGACCACCCACATGTGGCATTAAGCCTCAACAATCTGGCAGCACTATACGACAGCCAGGGGCGGTACAAAGAAGCCGAACCCCTCTTGCTGGAAGCCTTAGAGCTGAGGAAACGGTTGCTAGGAGCCGACCACCCAGATGTGGCAGCCAGCCTCAACAACCTGGCGGGACTGTACTATAGCCAGGGGCGGTACTCAGAAGCCGAACCCCTCTACCGGCAAGCCTTAGAGCTGATCAAACGGCGGCTAGGAGAGGAACACCGACATGTAGCAACCAGCCTCAACAACCTGGCAGGACTGTACAGAAACCAGGGGCGGTACTCAGAAGCCGAACCCCTCTACCGGCAAGCCTTAGAGCTGTACAAACGGCGGCTAGGAGAGGAACACCCACATGTGGCAACCAGCCTCAATAACCTGGCTTTACTGTACGAGAGACAGGGCAGGTACAAAGAAGCCGAACCCCTCTTGCTGGAAGCCTTAGAGCTGAGGAAACGGCGGCTAGGACCAGACCACCCAGATGTGGCATTAAGCCTCAACAGCCTGGCTTTACTGTACGAGAGACAGGGCAGGTACAAAGAAGCCGAACCCCTCTTCCTGGAAGGCTTAGAGCTGACGAAACGGTTGCTAGGAGCCAACCACCCACATGTGGCATTAAGCCTCAACAACCTGGCGGGACTGTACTATAGCCAGGGGCGGTACTCAGAAGCCGAACCCCTCTTTCTGGAAGCCTTAGAGCTGATCAAACGGCGGCTAGGAGAGGAACACCCACATGTGGCATTAAGCCTCAACAGCCTGGCTTTACTGTACTATAGCCAGGGGCGGTACTCAGAAGCCGAACCCCTCTTTCTGGAAGCCTTAGAGCTGAGGAAACGGCAACTAGGAGCAGACCACCCACATGTGGCATTAAGCCTCAACAGCCTGGCGCAACTGTATCACGCTCAAAGTAAGATCACTCCTGCCCTTGAGCTGTTGGAGCAAGGAGTGGAGGTAGAAGAACGGAACCTCCACTCCAATTTGGTTGCTGGTCCTGAGCCTCAAAAGCGAAAGTACCTTGATACTATCTCTGGTACGACATACCAAGTCATTTCTCTGCACCTCAACGCAGCTCCTAAGAATCCCAGAGCAGCGCGTCTGGCCTTGACTACCATCCTGCGGCGAAAAGGTCGCGTTCTCGATTTCATCACCAACAGCCAGCAAATCCTGCGTCAACGCTTAGACCCTGAAAGCCAGAGGTTACTGGATGACCTCAACGCTACCCGCACTCAACTAGCTAACTTGTTCTACAGCCAAAGCTTCGACCCTAAAAGCCCAAGGTTACTAGATGACCTCAATTCTAAACCCACTCAAGGAGCCAACCTGATCTACAAGCGACTACCAAATCTACCTCTTAAATACTATCAACAGAGGTTGAATTATCTCTCTGAACAAGCCAACCAATTAGAGAATCAAGTTAGCCGTCGCAGCCCTGACTTTCGCACAGCTAACCAACCTGTGACTCTCGAAGCCATTCAAAAGCTGATTCCAGCGAATACGGCTCTAGTGGAATTGGTGGAGTATCAACCTTTCAATCCTAAAGCGAAAGAAGGTAAACGTTGGGGTCCCCCTCGCTACGCTGCCTACGTGCTTCATGGCCAAGGAGACCCCCAAGGCATTGACTTAGGGGAGGTTGAGTTGATTGAACCAGACCTGGAGCTATTTCGGCTCTCTCTTCAAGACAAAGACACACCCACAGCTCAGTTGAAGCAAGCCGCACGGCAAGTGGATCAGAAGTTGATGGAGCCTGTGCGCCAACTGTTAGGGTCCACTCGACATATCTTATTGTCCCCAGAAGGAGAACTAAACCTGATTCCCTTTGAAGCCCTGGTGGATCAGCAGCAGCAGTATCTGCTGGAAAACTATCGCTTTACTTACCTTACCTCTGGCAGGGACTTGCTGAGATTGTCCCAGCAATCTGCTAGTCAAACTGCTCCGGTGTTGTTGGGCAATCCTGACTTTGAGCGTTCTGCTGTTGAATTAATTGCTAACCACGATCATGGCAATCTCGCCACCCGTTCCATTGACCTCTCAAAGCGGGACTTTTCACCATTACCAGGCACCGCTGAGGAAGTAAAAGAAATCGCTGACATGCTGGGAGTAGACCCTCTACTGGGAGCTAAGGCTACTGAGTCAGCAGTCAAAGGAGTCAATAGTCCCAGGATACTGCATATTGCTACCCATGGTTTCTTTGAGAGCGCTCCCAATCAAAAACTGTCCACACTCTATGACAATCCCATGCTGTTGTCCGGACTAGTGCTAGCAGGGTTTAAGCAGGAGCGAACTGGTGCAGAGAATGGGGTACTCACTGCCTTGGAAGCCGTAGGACTTAAGTTGTCTGGCACCGAGTTGGTGGTCTTATCCGCTTGCGATACTGCTTCCGGACGGATTAGTTCAGGAGAGGGCATCTATGGGTTGCGTCGGGCTTTTGTAATTGCTGGTTCACAAACTCAGCTGATCAGTTTGCGCAGGGTACAGGATAAAGCCACCAAAGAGCTGATGCTGGCTTACTATCAGCGCTTGCTAGACGATAACATGGGGCGCACCGAGGCTCTGCGGCAGACTCAACTGGACATGTTGAAAGATGAGACCTATCAGCATCCTTATTATTGGGCGAGTTTTATTGTTTCGGGGAATTGGGAACCGATGGGGGGTGTGGGGAGATAGGGAGATGGGGAGATAGGCAAGAGGCAAGAGGCAAGAGGAACCCACCCCTAACCCCTCCCAGGAGGGGAAGGCAAGAGGCAAGAGGCAAGAGGCAAGAGGCAAGAGGCAAGAGGCAAGATGGAAAAAATAATGTGTACCTAATAGCTAGGAGAAACGCTATATAGCGTCAAATCAAATAAAAAAGATAGATTCTAGTCCCGATACTTTTTAGCTACCAAAATCTACTTTGCAGATTTTAGCCCACGCTCTGCAAGCTGCAAAAGCAGCCAGGGGGTATCTCCCAAGGCCAAGATCGGTTTTGTTCCGCTCTTGGCGCATAAATCTGTGTTTAATAGAAAACGCAACCACTATCATGGTTTGCTTTGGTTTTCGGCTTCAATTCAAGGAACCAGAATGTTTTCAATGACACTAGATTACTAATCGAAGTCTAACATATTTTTGTAGATACTGCAAGATATTTGGAGAAAATCGTCAACAGTGGCTAGCCCTTTTGCCTTTTGCCTTTTGCCTTTTGCCTTGCTAAAACCTATTTTAAATGGGTTTTAGCTTACTCCCGACTCCCGACTCCCGATTCCCGATTCCCGACTCCCGACTCCCTTTGTAACATGAACAGTCTAGAAGACTATCTACAAACCACTCCAATCATCGATTGGCAACATCCTACAATTCTGGAACTAGCGAAGACAATAGCCCTAGAGCATCAAACATCGAATGCGATCGCAAAAGCCTGTTTTGAATGGGTTCGAGACCACATTCGTCATAGCGTTGACTATCAAATGAATCCTGTCACTTGTCGTGCCTCGGATGTACTTAAGTATAAAACCGGTTATTGTTACGCAAAAAGTCATTTGCTAGCTGCCCTATTACGAGCCAATGGAATTCCAGCAGGCTTTTGTTATCAGCGATTAAGTATTAATGACGATGGTGAGCCTTACAGTTTGCATGGTTTGAATGCCGTTTACTTACCTGAATTCGGTTGGTATCGAATTGATCCGAGAGGAAACCGTAAGGGAATTGATGCTCAATTTAATCCCCCAAAGGAGCAATTAGCTTTCAGCATTCGATTTCCTGGAGAAGCTGACTTTCCTAAGATTTTTTCTGAACCACTTCCTATAGTTATTGAAGCATTACAGGCTGGCAGTACTTGGGATGAAATGCTTGGTAGTCTGCCAGATGTTTTGTTGGAGGAATGGTAAGAATTAAGAATTAAGAATTAAGAATTAAGAATTAAGAATTAAGAATTAAGAATTAAGCTGCGTAGGGTGCGTTAGGGGCGGGCTCGAACTCATGTTCACGGTTGCCAGGGTTGGAATAGTCCGCCCCGTAACGCACCAGCTGTAAAGGTAGGGAACAGCGGATCTGGGAACAGGGAACAGGCAAGATGCCCGTTCCACCAGTAGGCTTACCTAAAGGGTGGTAAGTGTTGTAAGGGTGGGTAGGTAGAGAAAAAAAAATGAGCGATCACAGAATTATAAACTAAGCGATCGCTACATCCAAAACAAGCAATCTGTCCAGTATTTTACCATTCGGAAACCTTAAGCTATCCACTATCAGCTATCAGGTAATGCACTAAGCGCACGGCTGAACGTGCATGCGTGAGCTTTTAGCGCACGGCTGAATGCTTACCCGAAACCTGGAAAGGCTAAGGGATGCTATAGAAGAGCCGGTACCGGAACGCCCTAAAAAACCTTAAGCTAGAAACTGTAGGATTTAAGTCAGCAATTACGAATGGCACGATGGTTAAAACCACCTCCAAACTCACGTTTGACCAATACCTGGAATACGATGACGGTACAGATAACCGTTATGAACTGGTTGATGGGGAGTTAGTACAATTGCCACCAGAGAGTGAACCAAACAGTTGGAGGGCGATGTGGCTAATGTATCAATTAGCCCAACACATTAACCCTCGTTTAATCAAGATTCACAATTGTGAATTGCAAGTTCCAGGAAATCCTCAAAACCGCTATCCTGATTTGGTAGTGATTACGGAAGCACATCTTCTCCAAACGGAAAAACGCCTAACTATCACCCTTGATATGGAGCCCCCACAGTTTGTTGCGGAGGTAGTTAGCCCCTACAGAAACCAAAATGATGAAAACTACCAACGTGATTATAGTGATAAAGTAAAACAATACCAACAAAGGGCTATTCCTGAATATTGGATTATTGACTCCCAAGGGCAATTAGTAACTGTACTAGTTTTGAAAAACGGTAGTTATCAAAAACAAGAATTTAGGGGGAATCAGCAGATTGTTTCCCAGACTTTCGGTGATTTGAAGTTGACGGCTTTAGAGGTAATCAGTGCGTAAGCTATAGCAATTATTCTTTGGGGAATATATAAATTATTCGGTTTTAGGGAGTAGGGAGCAGGGAGCAGGGAGCAGGGAGCAGGTAAGAGGGAAGCCGGAAGTGATAATCGGTAAAAAATTCTATGTACCTCATAGCTATGATAAACGTTATAATTTAGGGTACCTAAATGAATTTTGATAATTTTTATTCCCTACTCTCTACTCTCTGCTCCCTACTCCCTACTCCCTACTCCCTTACCCAATTACCTTTTCCATCCTAAACCGTTCAAACCCTACCCCACTAAGGAATACAGTTTCCGGTTCAATAATAGTAAATCCCTGTTTTAGAAAGAAATACTTAGAAATTCTGCTAGCTTCAGTATAGAGACAACTAACCCCTTGCTTTAACGCTTCATCTTCTAATTGTTGGTAAATCGCTGTAGCATAACCCTGCCGAGAGTAGTCTTTTGCCGTAAACAGTAAATCAATGTGATTAGCGGGATGTAATTGACCAAAAGCCCCCACCTTATTGCCATCAACTGCAACAAGTGTTATTCCCATACTCAGCCGTTTCGTAAACTGGTCGGTATCCTGAGGATAGGATGACCAAATCTCTATTTGTTTACGATCATAAGCTTCTGAAGCTATCCCTATGATAGCATTTTTGTATACATCGACAATATCGTTTGTATCTGATACTTGGTAGTTACGGATTAACATCTGTCTCAGAGATTACTCTTGCCTATTGCCTGTTGCCTGTTGCCTACTCCCTGCTCCCTACTCCCGTCTTGATGCAGTCGCTCATGGGGGAAACCACGGCAGTTGCTCATGGTTAGAAGTTACCGTAAGACAGGCTCGCCTTGTCTTGATGCAGTCGCTCATGGGGGAAACCACGGCAGTCGCTCATGGGGGGAACCCCCAAGACCGCGCTGCCTCCCCAAGACCGCGCAAATCACGCTAATCAATAAGTTTTACCCCTTTTCTGCATAGCCTATCAACCATAAAGGCTCAACGTAATCAGGTTTCGTCTCCGGGGGAACCCCCAAGACCGCGCTGCCTCCCCAAGACCGCGCTGCATCGCTACTCCCTACTCCCGTCTTGATGCAGTCGCTCATGGGGGAAACCACGGCAGTCGCTCATGGTTAGAAGTTACCGTAAGACAGGCTCGCCTTGTCTTGATGCAGTCGCTCATGGGGGAAACCACGGCAGTCGCTCATGGGGGGAACCCCCAAGACCGCGCTGCCTCCCCAAGACCGCGCAAATCACGCTAATCAATAAGTTTTACCCCTTTTCTGCATAGCCTATCAACCATAAAGGCTCAACGTAATCAGGTTTCGTCTCCGGGGGAACCCCCAAGACCGCGCTGCCTCCCCAAGACCGCGCTGCATCGCTACTCCCTACTCCCTGCTCCCTGCTCCCTGCTCCCTAAAACCTAAGAATTTGTCCCTGACCGAATTGTAGCTATATAAATAATTAATTTACCAAATTAATGAAATAGTTAAAACAAATCCAGGTAAAACATCTTCTCCTGATAATGTTTTTGGGTTGTCTAAAATGTCTTTTTCTTTACCCTGACGATAAATTTCGACTTGGCGGTTTTTCGGATTAATCAACCAGCCCAAACGGGAACCATTGTCAATATACTCCTGCATTTTGTTTTGCAGAAGTTTTAACGAATCGCTAGGTGAACGCAATTCTATGATAAAATCAGGAGACAAGGGTAAAAATTTTATTTTTTGTTCAGCCGTCAAGGATTCCCATTTAGCCAAGGGTATCCAAGCAGCATCAGGGGAAAAATTTGCCCCATTAGGCAGTGTAAATCCCCCCGATGAATCAAAAGTTATTCCTAATTGAGTTTGCCGATTCCATAAGTTTAACTCAAAATTAATATCTGAATTCCGCTTACTCGTTTCCCCTCCTGTGGGTGGCATAATACTTAAGCCTCCTTTAGCAGTCCGTTCTAATTTTAAGTCACGGTTGGCGGCACAAAGTTGATAAAATTGCTCATTGGTGATTGGGGTACTTTGTGGATTGTTTAAAATTAATGGATTCATGGTTGATATCCTTGATTATGACGGTTGTTGCAATAAGCTCCAATGTTTACAGTGTTTTTCATAACTATCAGGTAAACATGATTTTGCACCTATTCCCTATTCCCTACTCCCTACGCCCTACTCCCTGCTCCCTACTCCCTACTCCCTACTCCTGAAAGAAGTGTAAGCTGTTTTGAGGGCGTTTATACCAATCTACTATGGCAAGCATTAACGACAACTACCTCAAACTCAAAGCTGGCTACCTATTTCCCGAAATTGCGCGACGGGTCAATACTTTCGCAGAAGCCAATCCCGATGCTAAGCTAATCAAGCTGGGGATTGGTGATGTTACTGAACCACTACCAGCCGCCTGCCGCACCGCCATAATCAAAGCCGTTGAAGAAATGGGCGATCGCGCCACCTTCAAAGGTTATGGTCCAGAGCAAGGCTACCCTTGGTTAAGGGAAAAAATTGCTACCCACGATTTCCAAAGCCGGGGGTGTGACATTGAGGCTGGGGAAATTTTCATTTCCGATGGCTCCAAGTGCGACACTGGCAACATTCTCGACATCTTTGGGAACGATAACAAGATTGCCGTTACTGACCCAGTTTATCCCGTGTATGTAGACACCAACGTCATGGCTGGTCATACCGGGGATGCTAATGATAGCGGTAAGTATGAGGGTTTAGTTTATCTACCGATTACCGCCGAGAACAACTTCACCGCTGAGATTCCCTCCGAGAAGGTTGATTTAATTTACCTGTGCTTCCCTAATAACCCTACCGGAGCAACCGCTAGCAAAGACTACCTCAAAACCTGGGTAGACTATGCCAAAGCTAATGGCTCGGTCATTTTCTTTGATGCAGCCTACGAAGCCTTTATCACTGATCCAGACCTACCCCACTCCATCTACGAGATTGAGGGAGCAAGGGATTGTGCCATTGAATTCCGCTCTTTTTCCAAGAATGCAGGCTTTACCGGCACCCGCTGTGCATTAACAGTAGTACCCAAAACCCTAACAGCCAAAGCATCCGATGGTTCAGATGTAGAACTGTGGAAACTTTGGAACCGCCGCCATTGTACTAAGTTTAATGGGGTTTCCTATATTGTACAACGAGGCGCTGAAGCCGTTTATTCTGAAGAAGGCCAAGGGCAAGTTAAAGCACTAGTTAACTTCTATCTGGAAAATGCCAAAATCATTTGCGATCAACTAACAGCGGCTGGATTAACCGTATATGGTGGCGTAAATGCCCCTTACGTTTGGGTTAAAACACCTAATGGTCTATCCAGTTGGGATTTCTTTGATAAATTACTCAACACTGCCAATGTAGTCGGAACCCCTGGTTCTGGATTTGGTGCTGCCGGAGAAGGCTATTTCCGCATTTCCGCATTTAATAGTCGGGAAAATGTAGACGAAGCGATGCAGCGGATTACCGAGAAATTCAAAGTCTAGTTGCGTATTTGCGTAGGGTGCGTTAGGGGCGGGCTAGAAGTCATGGTCTCGGTCGTCATGTTGGCATAGCCCGCCCCGTAACGCACCACCGGGTCAAACTGATTGTCTCGGTCGTCAGCGTTGGGAAAGCCCGTCCGAGTCAGGAAACGGGCAAGATGCCCGTTCCACTAAGATGCCCGTTCCACTAAGATGCCCGTTCCACTAAGATGCCCGTTCCACCCACCAGGTAAAACTATGTCTTAGGATCTACACCATATTTAAAATAATAATTCGCCCCAGTTGTCGGTAAATTATTATCGGCAAATTCCCTACTCCCTACTCCCTACTCCCTACTCCCTTTGTTACAAGTCAGGATAAACATTATGTCAATTAAAGTCTACGGTATCCCCAACTGCGGAACTTGTAAAAAAGCATTTAAATGGCTCCAAGATAACAGTGTTGAGTATGATTTTATCAACACAAAAGAGCATCCACCAACTGCAGAAATGATTAGCAGCTGGGTAGAAGCATTGGGCTCTAAACCAATGCGTAATACTTCTGGTAAATCCTATCGTGAAATAGGTGAAGAAAAAAAGACTTGGACCGATGAACAGTGGGTTGAAGCATTTGCAAAAGATGCGATGCTCCTGAAACGACCCCTATTTGTGAAGGATGGCACAGCGGTATTGGTAGGGTTTAGAGCAAATGAAGAAACGATACGAGAAAAATTGAAACTATAGCATTTTTATATATAGCAATTTTTATACTTATGAGGTAAAAATTTCTGGGTTTTAGGGAGTAGGGAGCAGGGAGCAGGGAGCAGTTAAGAGGCAATAGGCATGCTAGCAATAGGCATGCTAGCAAGAAAGGATATAAGGATATATAGTTATCTGACTCCCCATCTCCCCATCTCCCCAACTCCCCATCTCCCCATCTCCCCAACTCCCCCACTCCCTACTCCCTACTCCCTACTCCCTACTATAAAATAAACAACATTCTAAACTATCGAGCCCAAGGATGAGTAAAG includes:
- a CDS encoding GNAT family N-acetyltransferase; this encodes MLIRNYQVSDTNDIVDVYKNAIIGIASEAYDRKQIEIWSSYPQDTDQFTKRLSMGITLVAVDGNKVGAFGQLHPANHIDLLFTAKDYSRQGYATAIYQQLEDEALKQGVSCLYTEASRISKYFFLKQGFTIIEPETVFLSGVGFERFRMEKVIG
- a CDS encoding LL-diaminopimelate aminotransferase, whose amino-acid sequence is MASINDNYLKLKAGYLFPEIARRVNTFAEANPDAKLIKLGIGDVTEPLPAACRTAIIKAVEEMGDRATFKGYGPEQGYPWLREKIATHDFQSRGCDIEAGEIFISDGSKCDTGNILDIFGNDNKIAVTDPVYPVYVDTNVMAGHTGDANDSGKYEGLVYLPITAENNFTAEIPSEKVDLIYLCFPNNPTGATASKDYLKTWVDYAKANGSVIFFDAAYEAFITDPDLPHSIYEIEGARDCAIEFRSFSKNAGFTGTRCALTVVPKTLTAKASDGSDVELWKLWNRRHCTKFNGVSYIVQRGAEAVYSEEGQGQVKALVNFYLENAKIICDQLTAAGLTVYGGVNAPYVWVKTPNGLSSWDFFDKLLNTANVVGTPGSGFGAAGEGYFRISAFNSRENVDEAMQRITEKFKV
- a CDS encoding Uma2 family endonuclease; translation: MVKTTSKLTFDQYLEYDDGTDNRYELVDGELVQLPPESEPNSWRAMWLMYQLAQHINPRLIKIHNCELQVPGNPQNRYPDLVVITEAHLLQTEKRLTITLDMEPPQFVAEVVSPYRNQNDENYQRDYSDKVKQYQQRAIPEYWIIDSQGQLVTVLVLKNGSYQKQEFRGNQQIVSQTFGDLKLTALEVISA
- a CDS encoding Spx/MgsR family RNA polymerase-binding regulatory protein gives rise to the protein MSIKVYGIPNCGTCKKAFKWLQDNSVEYDFINTKEHPPTAEMISSWVEALGSKPMRNTSGKSYREIGEEKKTWTDEQWVEAFAKDAMLLKRPLFVKDGTAVLVGFRANEETIREKLKL
- a CDS encoding tetratricopeptide repeat protein translates to MAASVVGVIGMRAVPLPAWGQTGIQGQESSLSTELTESVIKGKLAEASRLTQQALELYEQGKYLEAIPLGEKALAIRQQVLGPDHPAVAASLYNLALLYDSQGRYQQAEPLLLQALELFKRWLGPDHPLVATSLNNLAVLYYSQGRYQQAEPLYREALELYKRQLGPDHPEVATSLNNLAALYLSQGRYQEAEPLFLEALELRKRLLGEEHPDVAASLNNLAGLYHSQERYQEAEPLLLQALELTKRLLGEEHPDVAASLNNLAGLYHSQERYQEAEPLLLQALELTKRLLGEEHPDVATSLNNLAELYHSQGRYQEAEPLYLQALELFKRRLGADHPHVADSLNSLAGLYDSQGRYKEAETLYRQALELFKRRLGADHPDVALSLNNLAALYDSQGRYKEAEPLYQQALELIKRRLGADHPHVALSLNNLAALYDSQGRYKEAEPLLLEALELRKRLLGADHPDVAASLNNLAGLYYSQGRYSEAEPLYRQALELIKRRLGEEHRHVATSLNNLAGLYRNQGRYSEAEPLYRQALELYKRRLGEEHPHVATSLNNLALLYERQGRYKEAEPLLLEALELRKRRLGPDHPDVALSLNSLALLYERQGRYKEAEPLFLEGLELTKRLLGANHPHVALSLNNLAGLYYSQGRYSEAEPLFLEALELIKRRLGEEHPHVALSLNSLALLYYSQGRYSEAEPLFLEALELRKRQLGADHPHVALSLNSLAQLYHAQSKITPALELLEQGVEVEERNLHSNLVAGPEPQKRKYLDTISGTTYQVISLHLNAAPKNPRAARLALTTILRRKGRVLDFITNSQQILRQRLDPESQRLLDDLNATRTQLANLFYSQSFDPKSPRLLDDLNSKPTQGANLIYKRLPNLPLKYYQQRLNYLSEQANQLENQVSRRSPDFRTANQPVTLEAIQKLIPANTALVELVEYQPFNPKAKEGKRWGPPRYAAYVLHGQGDPQGIDLGEVELIEPDLELFRLSLQDKDTPTAQLKQAARQVDQKLMEPVRQLLGSTRHILLSPEGELNLIPFEALVDQQQQYLLENYRFTYLTSGRDLLRLSQQSASQTAPVLLGNPDFERSAVELIANHDHGNLATRSIDLSKRDFSPLPGTAEEVKEIADMLGVDPLLGAKATESAVKGVNSPRILHIATHGFFESAPNQKLSTLYDNPMLLSGLVLAGFKQERTGAENGVLTALEAVGLKLSGTELVVLSACDTASGRISSGEGIYGLRRAFVIAGSQTQLISLRRVQDKATKELMLAYYQRLLDDNMGRTEALRQTQLDMLKDETYQHPYYWASFIVSGNWEPMGGVGR
- a CDS encoding Uma2 family endonuclease codes for the protein MNPLILNNPQSTPITNEQFYQLCAANRDLKLERTAKGGLSIMPPTGGETSKRNSDINFELNLWNRQTQLGITFDSSGGFTLPNGANFSPDAAWIPLAKWESLTAEQKIKFLPLSPDFIIELRSPSDSLKLLQNKMQEYIDNGSRLGWLINPKNRQVEIYRQGKEKDILDNPKTLSGEDVLPGFVLTISLIW
- a CDS encoding transglutaminase-like domain-containing protein; amino-acid sequence: MPFAFCLAKTYFKWVLAYSRLPTPDSRFPTPDSLCNMNSLEDYLQTTPIIDWQHPTILELAKTIALEHQTSNAIAKACFEWVRDHIRHSVDYQMNPVTCRASDVLKYKTGYCYAKSHLLAALLRANGIPAGFCYQRLSINDDGEPYSLHGLNAVYLPEFGWYRIDPRGNRKGIDAQFNPPKEQLAFSIRFPGEADFPKIFSEPLPIVIEALQAGSTWDEMLGSLPDVLLEEW